The following are from one region of the Bacillus methanolicus MGA3 genome:
- a CDS encoding DUF6044 family protein, with amino-acid sequence MASKFIQTERRHVVFALLFIAVFLSPLFILGENAHIRVHDNLDSNIAWYKVLAESGELFGPIEATIPQIINGNLSRNAFGTELSGIVWLYALFPTMIAYGLSQAITRFVAFLGMYLLLKKHFIHKPEWAWIRVGVALAFALPPFWPSGMLSTLGMPLALWAFLNIRNGEKSWKNYLVLTILPFYSSIVLGFFFFLSAMGILWLTDVIRRKGWNLRFLWSIVYMTIIYLIVEYRLVYSFLFENEPNSRDEYFHARHDLWRSLRLTVKNFVLGHHHVMTVHTFVILPVIFIAFYLVIKHRLWKKEKVFMFLFWLNLALSAWYAFWFNKAWLPLTERFHFLDTFNFARYHFLRPLVIYLLFALGLRIMWVQGPKWRQAAIACIFAQVILLSFLNEEIIFQNKPTVKQFFAEKQFNDIKEYIGLPQEQYRVASIGIHPAIAQYNGFYTLDTYNNFYPLSYKYQFRKIIEKELAKNKTIRTYYDEWGGRCYIFTDELGKNYLLKKTSKKRLKHLELNIEPFKEMGGRYIFSAVPIDNAEDNQLQLENIFESKESAWKIYLYKAM; translated from the coding sequence GTGGCTTCAAAATTCATTCAAACTGAGCGAAGGCATGTAGTTTTTGCTCTTCTATTTATTGCAGTATTTCTTTCCCCTTTATTCATTCTAGGAGAAAATGCACACATTCGGGTTCATGATAATCTCGATTCCAATATCGCCTGGTATAAGGTGTTGGCAGAGAGCGGGGAATTATTCGGTCCGATCGAGGCAACGATTCCACAAATAATTAATGGAAACTTGTCGAGAAATGCATTTGGAACGGAGTTAAGCGGGATTGTTTGGCTGTATGCTCTTTTTCCGACGATGATCGCTTATGGATTGAGCCAAGCCATTACAAGGTTTGTTGCTTTTTTGGGAATGTACCTTCTTCTAAAAAAGCATTTTATTCATAAGCCGGAATGGGCTTGGATTCGGGTTGGGGTGGCTTTGGCGTTTGCACTCCCGCCATTTTGGCCGTCCGGGATGTTAAGTACGCTCGGGATGCCGCTTGCACTTTGGGCGTTTTTGAATATCCGCAATGGGGAAAAGTCATGGAAAAACTATCTTGTCTTAACAATTTTGCCTTTTTACTCGAGTATTGTGCTCGGCTTTTTCTTTTTCTTAAGTGCGATGGGGATTCTTTGGCTGACTGACGTTATTAGAAGAAAAGGATGGAATCTCCGTTTTTTATGGTCGATTGTTTATATGACCATTATTTATCTTATTGTGGAGTATCGGCTGGTTTATTCATTTCTGTTTGAAAATGAGCCCAACAGCCGGGACGAGTATTTTCATGCCCGTCATGACTTATGGAGATCTCTCCGCTTAACTGTCAAAAATTTTGTGCTTGGCCATCACCATGTGATGACGGTACATACGTTTGTTATTCTCCCGGTAATTTTTATTGCCTTTTACTTGGTTATAAAACATCGTCTCTGGAAAAAAGAAAAAGTGTTTATGTTTTTATTCTGGTTGAACCTTGCCTTATCCGCCTGGTATGCTTTTTGGTTTAATAAGGCCTGGCTTCCATTAACTGAGAGATTCCATTTTCTCGATACATTCAATTTTGCCAGGTACCATTTCTTAAGACCGCTTGTTATTTATTTGCTGTTTGCCCTTGGGCTTAGGATCATGTGGGTGCAAGGTCCCAAGTGGAGACAGGCGGCAATCGCCTGCATCTTTGCCCAGGTGATCCTTCTAAGCTTTTTGAATGAAGAAATTATTTTTCAAAATAAACCTACAGTGAAACAGTTTTTTGCAGAAAAGCAATTTAATGATATTAAAGAATACATCGGGCTTCCCCAAGAACAATACCGGGTTGCTTCCATCGGCATTCATCCGGCAATTGCACAGTATAACGGATTTTATACACTTGATACGTATAACAACTTCTACCCGCTTTCATATAAATATCAGTTCCGTAAGATTATTGAAAAAGAATTGGCAAAAAACAAGACGATCCGGACTTACTATGATGAGTGGGGCGGCCGCTGTTACATTTTTACGGATGAGCTCGGGAAGAACTATTTGTTGAAAAAAACATCGAAAAAACGGCTGAAACATTTGGAATTGAACATCGAGCCTTTTAAGGAAATGGGCGGGCGCTATATTTTTTCTGCCGTGCCGATCGACAATGCAGAAGACAATCAGCTTCAGCTCGAAAACATATTTGAATCAAAAGAGTCAGCCTGGAAAATTTACTTATACAAAGCAATGTAA
- a CDS encoding glycosyltransferase family 2 protein, translating into MKKPVLTIVVPCYNEEEVLPETFSQLHDLLIDLMQEELVAENSKILFVDDGSKDRTWMLIHKASLKTDLIRGVKLSRNVGHQNALLAGLFTAKESSDCVVSVDADLQDDISVIREFIHKFNEGYEIVYGVRKKRETDTFFKRSTAQGFYKLMQKMGVNLVYNHADFRLMSRRALQELERFEEVNLFLRGIVPLIGFKSTSVYYERKERFAGETKYPLKKMLAFAFDGITSFSVTPIRFVLFIGLASFFISLVFGVYFLGLKFFGQTETGWTSLIASIWLIGGLQLIAIGLVGEYIGKIYKESKRRPRFIIDIDSFNMPMKLPLRDNKDIIDESFHYDLRNVSETN; encoded by the coding sequence ATGAAAAAACCGGTTCTTACAATTGTTGTTCCTTGTTATAACGAAGAAGAGGTACTGCCTGAAACCTTTTCTCAGCTTCATGATTTGCTCATCGATTTGATGCAAGAGGAGCTCGTTGCGGAAAACAGCAAAATTTTATTTGTCGATGATGGAAGCAAAGACAGGACATGGATGCTCATTCATAAAGCCAGTTTGAAAACGGATCTGATCCGCGGAGTGAAATTGTCGCGAAATGTTGGGCACCAAAATGCTTTACTTGCGGGCTTATTTACGGCGAAAGAGTCATCGGACTGCGTCGTTTCCGTCGATGCCGATCTGCAGGATGATATATCTGTTATTCGCGAGTTTATCCATAAGTTCAACGAAGGCTATGAGATTGTGTACGGCGTCCGCAAAAAGCGCGAGACCGATACGTTCTTTAAGCGCAGCACGGCACAAGGTTTTTATAAATTGATGCAAAAAATGGGTGTGAACCTTGTCTATAACCACGCCGATTTTCGGTTGATGAGCAGGCGGGCGCTTCAGGAGCTTGAACGATTTGAAGAGGTGAACCTGTTTTTAAGGGGGATTGTCCCCTTGATTGGATTTAAATCAACGTCTGTTTACTATGAACGGAAAGAGCGATTTGCAGGGGAAACGAAATATCCATTAAAGAAGATGCTCGCATTTGCCTTTGACGGTATTACTTCCTTTTCAGTGACTCCGATCCGGTTCGTGTTATTTATCGGACTAGCTTCATTTTTTATTAGTCTTGTTTTTGGAGTCTATTTTTTAGGGTTAAAATTTTTTGGTCAGACGGAAACAGGCTGGACTTCTTTAATTGCCTCGATTTGGCTGATTGGAGGACTTCAGTTGATTGCAATCGGGCTTGTTGGTGAATATATTGGGAAAATCTATAAAGAGTCCAAGCGCCGTCCGAGGTTTATCATTGATATTGACTCCTTTAACATGCCAATGAAGCTGCCGTTAAGAGATAATAAGGATATAATCGATGAGTCATTTCACTATGATCTTCGAAACGTATCTGAAACGAACTAG
- a CDS encoding GtrA family protein, translating into MIFETYLKRTSSFIRFLAVGVVNTMIGLTIMFLLMHAVGMSYWLSTFFGNMTGAIASYFLNRSFTFDSHVPIAKGGFRFAAVICSCYFFSYTISRMLSVGISSDFPLQEKDFAVIGGTAIYTVTNYLGQKYFVFKK; encoded by the coding sequence ATGATCTTCGAAACGTATCTGAAACGAACTAGCTCGTTTATCCGTTTTTTGGCAGTCGGAGTTGTTAATACAATGATTGGTTTGACGATCATGTTTTTGCTTATGCATGCTGTCGGAATGTCTTATTGGCTGTCTACTTTTTTCGGAAACATGACAGGTGCGATTGCGAGCTATTTCTTGAATAGGAGTTTTACTTTTGATAGCCATGTTCCGATCGCAAAAGGAGGCTTCCGATTTGCAGCAGTGATTTGTTCCTGTTATTTCTTCTCCTATACGATCAGCCGAATGCTGTCTGTTGGAATAAGCAGTGATTTTCCATTACAGGAAAAAGACTTTGCTGTTATTGGAGGAACAGCCATCTATACTGTTACCAATTATCTGGGGCAAAAATATTTTGTTTTCAAAAAATAA
- a CDS encoding AAA family ATPase produces MSDQMNPTIERILQNIEKVMIGKRNVAELSLVALLAEGHVLLEDVPGVGKTMMVRALAKSVNANFRRIQFTPDLLPSDVTGVSIYNPKEMEFQFRPGPIMGNIILADEINRTSPKTQSALLEGMEEGSVTIDGVTRKLEKPFFVMATQNPIEYEGTYPLPEAQLDRFLLKMKMGYPEIDEEMEVLNRAEKNPPIEELQPVISLEELRELQNQIKNVYVDQTIKRYIVDIANGTRSHSSVYLGASPRGSIALMKAAQGYAFMYGRDYVIPDDIQYLAPFVFAHRIILKSEAKFEGISAEEIVNRVMARIPVPIQRLVK; encoded by the coding sequence ATGTCAGATCAAATGAACCCAACGATTGAAAGAATATTGCAAAATATTGAGAAGGTCATGATCGGTAAAAGGAATGTAGCTGAGTTGAGCCTTGTTGCCTTATTGGCAGAAGGACATGTATTGCTTGAAGACGTTCCGGGTGTTGGGAAAACGATGATGGTCCGAGCGCTTGCGAAATCCGTGAATGCAAATTTTAGAAGGATCCAGTTTACTCCTGATTTATTGCCATCAGATGTGACCGGTGTTTCTATTTATAATCCGAAGGAAATGGAATTCCAATTCAGGCCGGGTCCAATCATGGGTAATATTATTCTTGCCGATGAAATTAACAGAACGTCTCCAAAAACCCAGTCTGCCTTGTTAGAGGGAATGGAAGAAGGAAGTGTGACGATTGATGGTGTTACCCGAAAGCTAGAAAAACCGTTCTTTGTCATGGCGACTCAAAATCCGATCGAATATGAAGGGACATATCCTCTGCCTGAAGCCCAGCTTGACCGGTTCTTATTAAAAATGAAGATGGGTTATCCGGAAATTGATGAAGAAATGGAAGTATTGAATCGGGCTGAAAAAAATCCACCGATTGAAGAGCTGCAGCCGGTAATAAGTCTTGAAGAATTGAGAGAATTACAAAATCAAATAAAAAACGTATATGTCGACCAAACGATTAAACGTTATATTGTGGACATTGCTAACGGGACAAGATCGCATTCTAGCGTCTATTTAGGCGCTAGCCCGCGCGGATCGATTGCTTTAATGAAAGCAGCTCAAGGTTATGCTTTCATGTATGGAAGAGATTATGTCATTCCAGATGATATTCAGTATTTAGCGCCGTTTGTTTTTGCCCATCGGATTATTTTAAAATCAGAAGCAAAATTTGAAGGGATTTCAGCTGAAGAAATTGTTAACAGGGTCATGGCGAGGATCCCTGTTCCAATACAAAGGTTAGTGAAATAG
- a CDS encoding DUF58 domain-containing protein gives MKTFFTFLKGIWKLVMLMLLVLLAFSYAMFQGRFVSWFLFYSFLPFALYALALSFYSLKDFEAERVFVKTEYNAGETVKIKVYLTRTKGFPLFYMIIEDGLEYPLSYVRQKKKAKTLIFPGFRKEIFIEYLIEEIPRGEHFFRTIRIKTGDPLGLIEKEKMLPLESKILVYPAYEELIYRPFENHYDQGMTASKERVQRDTSMAIGIREYQPGDRFSWINWKATAKRNDIMTKEFDQRQSHDVYIIMDCAPNPHFEVIVSFTASIIKAILKKGAQAGLLTSGVERGAFPIRGGESQQLELFYHLAKVKDNSPVTLDRIIESERFFTQQNVALMFVTGQLTKPLIEKAGYYAQCKTSRIFFLIKKAREAPSKQELALKAAANARGIKVVMVQDGQFQEAFSEVSLR, from the coding sequence ATGAAGACATTTTTTACGTTTCTTAAAGGTATTTGGAAATTAGTCATGCTGATGTTATTAGTCCTCCTTGCTTTTTCATACGCCATGTTTCAAGGGAGGTTTGTAAGCTGGTTTTTGTTTTATAGTTTTCTGCCTTTCGCGCTTTATGCACTTGCTCTGTCTTTTTATTCTTTAAAAGATTTTGAGGCTGAGAGAGTTTTCGTTAAAACGGAGTATAATGCTGGAGAAACAGTAAAGATTAAGGTCTATTTGACTAGAACAAAAGGTTTTCCGTTATTTTATATGATCATCGAAGATGGCCTGGAATATCCGCTTTCATACGTCCGCCAGAAGAAAAAAGCGAAAACGTTAATTTTTCCAGGCTTTCGAAAAGAGATTTTCATAGAGTATTTGATTGAAGAAATACCGAGGGGAGAGCATTTTTTTCGGACAATTCGGATAAAAACGGGAGATCCACTAGGTTTAATTGAAAAAGAAAAGATGCTTCCTTTAGAAAGTAAGATTCTCGTCTATCCAGCATATGAAGAACTTATTTACCGGCCTTTTGAAAATCATTACGACCAGGGAATGACCGCATCAAAGGAACGGGTGCAAAGGGATACTTCCATGGCCATCGGAATCAGGGAGTACCAACCGGGCGACCGTTTTTCATGGATTAACTGGAAAGCGACTGCAAAACGAAACGATATTATGACAAAGGAGTTTGATCAACGCCAATCCCACGATGTTTATATCATTATGGACTGTGCGCCTAATCCGCATTTTGAAGTAATTGTTTCATTTACGGCATCTATTATAAAGGCGATCTTAAAGAAAGGAGCACAAGCAGGCCTTCTCACTTCAGGAGTGGAACGAGGCGCTTTTCCGATTCGCGGCGGAGAAAGCCAGCAGTTAGAGCTGTTTTACCATCTTGCAAAAGTAAAGGATAATAGCCCGGTTACATTAGACCGAATTATTGAATCTGAGAGGTTTTTCACACAACAGAATGTTGCGCTTATGTTTGTCACAGGACAATTAACGAAGCCTTTAATTGAAAAAGCAGGGTATTATGCTCAGTGCAAAACTTCTCGCATTTTCTTCTTAATAAAAAAAGCGCGGGAAGCTCCTTCCAAGCAAGAGCTGGCATTAAAAGCAGCCGCGAATGCCCGGGGAATCAAAGTTGTCATGGTTCAGGACGGCCAATTTCAAGAAGCGTTTTCTGAGGTGAGCCTGCGATGA
- a CDS encoding transglutaminase domain-containing protein, with protein sequence MTTYETKRNVSHFLLYAFAFLLLWEWLRPLEQLTDTAYTWIFLFFLLLSFAMSFWGTKMAVGAAVKIIYIFYVLNYLYFEGSFFSFQWIPLLFADLQENIGYLFEMDWQSLTDVFRSLLLFILLWLMTYLLQYWLITRRKLFIFFFMTLVYVTVLDTFTPYAADTAIVRTVICGFAIMGMLTFYRLIEKESIRKENRFARKWMIPLAGMIAFSVLLGYVSPKSEPIWPDPVPYIKSYSSKNNGDRDGSLKRIGYGMDDSRLGGPFIGDNQVVFRAQVESRHYWKVETKDVYTGKGWAASDENPEKVSFRQKDKVPLSSFSSGVETEKETASLFFSKRYPHIVYPAGVQKIHASPNVSFELDTNTEKIYSLKKGQAEPLNQYSFDHEIPTFRVSALMKTVSSDTSGMSEEFIRRYTQLPDNLPERVRELALQITSGKKTWFEKAKAIEDYFHSSPEFIYDQQDVAIPGEGDDYVDQFLFETRRGYCDNFSSSMTVLLRTLGIPARWVKGYTEGEFKQLGEQNKRIFEITNNNAHSWVEVYFPNVGWVPFEPTKGFSSNVHLNYDTYKNNQTSREKTRHPEKQQDTSKFEKQDNKTNNKSSFSYPELWNKIKTFFAERWPEMFLVGVLLAAIVLVAYKKRARWLPYYLIWKYKQIDKDEQFAKAYLALLKQLELIGLKRKNGQTLREYARYVDTFFFSREMSKLTNRYEQLLYRGKLQINSWDELKELWENLIKKTIA encoded by the coding sequence ATGACCACTTACGAAACAAAAAGAAATGTTTCACATTTTCTTTTGTATGCTTTCGCATTTTTACTGTTGTGGGAGTGGCTGAGACCTCTAGAGCAGCTAACCGACACAGCCTACACTTGGATTTTTTTATTTTTTCTATTGCTTTCGTTTGCCATGTCTTTTTGGGGAACAAAAATGGCTGTTGGTGCGGCAGTGAAGATCATATATATTTTTTATGTTCTGAATTACTTGTATTTTGAAGGATCATTCTTCAGCTTTCAATGGATCCCCCTCTTATTCGCTGATTTACAGGAAAACATCGGTTATTTGTTTGAAATGGATTGGCAAAGCCTTACCGATGTGTTTCGAAGTTTGTTGTTATTTATTTTGCTATGGCTAATGACGTATCTTTTGCAGTATTGGCTAATTACCCGCAGGAAGCTTTTTATCTTTTTCTTCATGACATTAGTGTACGTCACCGTGCTTGATACGTTCACGCCTTATGCCGCCGATACTGCGATTGTCCGGACTGTCATATGTGGTTTTGCGATTATGGGAATGCTGACTTTTTACCGATTGATTGAAAAAGAATCAATAAGAAAAGAAAATAGGTTTGCAAGAAAATGGATGATTCCGTTAGCAGGAATGATTGCTTTTAGTGTTCTTTTAGGTTATGTTTCACCTAAATCCGAACCAATTTGGCCTGATCCTGTTCCTTATATTAAATCATACAGCTCCAAAAATAACGGTGATAGAGATGGCTCTTTAAAGCGAATTGGATATGGAATGGATGATTCGCGGCTTGGTGGGCCATTTATTGGAGATAATCAAGTAGTCTTCAGGGCACAAGTAGAATCGAGGCATTATTGGAAAGTTGAAACAAAAGATGTTTATACAGGAAAAGGCTGGGCAGCTTCTGACGAGAATCCAGAAAAAGTTTCGTTCCGGCAAAAAGACAAAGTCCCTTTATCGTCGTTTTCATCAGGAGTCGAAACAGAAAAGGAAACAGCTTCTTTATTTTTTAGTAAGAGGTATCCTCATATTGTCTATCCTGCTGGTGTACAGAAAATTCATGCCAGTCCTAATGTTTCGTTTGAATTGGATACGAATACGGAAAAAATTTACTCATTAAAAAAAGGACAGGCTGAGCCTTTAAACCAATACTCGTTTGACCATGAAATCCCTACATTTCGCGTTTCCGCATTAATGAAAACAGTCAGTTCGGATACAAGCGGGATGAGTGAGGAATTTATCCGGCGGTATACACAGCTTCCGGACAATTTGCCGGAAAGGGTCAGGGAGCTGGCATTACAAATTACTTCAGGAAAGAAAACATGGTTTGAGAAAGCAAAGGCCATTGAAGATTACTTCCACAGCAGTCCTGAGTTCATATATGACCAGCAAGATGTCGCGATTCCTGGGGAAGGCGATGATTATGTTGATCAATTTTTATTTGAAACAAGGCGGGGATATTGTGATAATTTTTCCAGTTCAATGACTGTTCTTCTTCGGACTCTTGGCATTCCGGCCCGTTGGGTAAAAGGATATACAGAGGGAGAATTTAAGCAACTTGGTGAACAAAACAAGCGTATTTTTGAAATTACAAATAACAATGCTCATTCATGGGTTGAGGTATATTTTCCGAATGTCGGCTGGGTACCGTTCGAACCGACAAAAGGTTTTTCAAGCAATGTTCACTTAAACTATGATACGTATAAAAACAATCAGACGAGCAGAGAAAAAACAAGACATCCTGAGAAGCAGCAAGATACGTCAAAATTTGAAAAACAGGATAACAAGACAAATAATAAGTCTTCTTTCTCATATCCCGAACTATGGAACAAAATAAAGACATTTTTCGCGGAACGCTGGCCCGAGATGTTTCTTGTTGGAGTTCTTTTAGCAGCTATTGTGTTGGTGGCTTATAAAAAACGGGCGAGGTGGCTCCCATACTATTTAATTTGGAAATATAAACAAATTGACAAGGATGAACAGTTTGCAAAAGCGTACCTCGCATTGTTGAAACAACTGGAACTGATTGGTTTAAAACGAAAAAATGGCCAGACATTAAGAGAATATGCCCGCTATGTTGATACCTTTTTCTTTTCAAGGGAAATGAGCAAGTTAACGAACCGTTATGAACAATTATTATATAGAGGGAAGCTTCAAATCAATTCGTGGGATGAATTAAAAGAATTATGGGAAAATTTAATTAAAAAAACGATTGCTTGA
- the guaA gene encoding glutamine-hydrolyzing GMP synthase has translation MIVVLDFGSQYNQLITRRIREFGVYSELHPHTITAEEIKKMNPKGIIFSGGPNSVYEENAFRCDEEIFELGLPILGICYGMQLMTLHFGGKVERAKHREYGKAVMNIEHQSKLFEQLPKEQVVWMSHGDLVVEAPEGFTVDAVNPSCPIAAMSDESRNLYAVQFHPEVRHSVYGNEILKNFVFGVCGCKGDWSMENFIEREIEKIRQTVGDKKVLCALSGGVDSSVVAVLIHKAIGDQLTCIFVDHGLLRKGEAESVMKTFAEGFNMNVIKVDAKERFLNKLKGVSDPEQKRKIIGNEFIYVFDDEAAKLEGIEFLAQGTLYTDIIESGTATAQTIKSHHNVGGLPEDMQFKLIEPLNTLFKDEVRALGTELGIPDEIVWRQPFPGPGLGIRVLGEVTEEKLEIVRESDAILREEIKKAGLDRDIWQYFTVLPDIRSVGVMGDARTYDYTVGIRAVTSIDGMTSDWARIPWDVLEIISTRIVNEVNHVNRVVYDITSKPPATIEWE, from the coding sequence ATGATTGTTGTTCTCGATTTCGGAAGTCAATATAATCAATTGATTACAAGAAGAATCCGCGAATTCGGCGTCTACAGTGAACTTCATCCTCATACAATTACAGCTGAGGAGATTAAAAAAATGAATCCAAAGGGAATCATTTTTTCCGGCGGACCAAACAGCGTATATGAAGAAAATGCGTTTCGCTGTGATGAAGAAATCTTTGAATTAGGATTGCCGATTCTTGGGATTTGTTATGGGATGCAGTTAATGACACTACATTTCGGCGGGAAAGTAGAAAGAGCAAAGCATCGCGAATATGGAAAAGCTGTCATGAATATCGAGCATCAAAGCAAACTATTTGAACAGCTTCCTAAGGAACAGGTTGTGTGGATGAGCCACGGTGATTTAGTTGTTGAAGCACCGGAAGGTTTCACAGTCGATGCAGTTAATCCTTCATGCCCGATTGCTGCCATGAGTGATGAGAGCCGAAACTTATATGCGGTTCAATTCCATCCGGAAGTCCGCCACTCTGTTTACGGAAATGAAATACTGAAAAATTTCGTCTTCGGAGTTTGTGGCTGTAAAGGCGACTGGTCGATGGAAAACTTCATCGAAAGGGAGATTGAAAAAATCCGTCAAACAGTAGGAGATAAGAAAGTCCTCTGCGCACTTAGCGGCGGAGTCGACTCTTCCGTTGTTGCTGTTTTAATTCACAAAGCCATCGGCGATCAATTAACTTGTATTTTTGTTGATCACGGTTTGCTTCGCAAAGGGGAAGCAGAAAGTGTGATGAAAACCTTTGCTGAGGGTTTTAACATGAATGTTATTAAAGTCGATGCAAAGGAACGCTTTCTAAATAAATTGAAAGGCGTCAGCGATCCAGAGCAAAAGCGGAAGATTATCGGAAATGAATTTATTTATGTATTTGATGATGAAGCTGCAAAATTGGAAGGAATTGAGTTTTTAGCACAGGGCACTCTTTATACGGATATTATTGAAAGCGGTACGGCAACTGCTCAAACGATTAAGTCCCACCATAATGTAGGCGGTCTTCCAGAAGATATGCAGTTTAAACTGATTGAACCTCTTAACACGCTTTTTAAAGATGAAGTGCGCGCTTTAGGAACAGAGCTTGGAATTCCTGACGAAATCGTTTGGAGGCAGCCTTTCCCTGGTCCGGGACTTGGTATTCGCGTGCTTGGGGAAGTAACAGAAGAAAAATTAGAAATTGTGCGTGAATCGGATGCGATTTTACGGGAAGAAATTAAGAAAGCCGGTCTTGACCGCGATATATGGCAATATTTTACTGTCCTTCCTGACATCCGCAGTGTTGGAGTAATGGGTGATGCCCGCACATACGATTATACAGTCGGTATCCGTGCTGTTACGTCAATTGACGGCATGACATCTGACTGGGCAAGAATACCGTGGGATGTTCTCGAAATTATCTCAACGCGTATTGTGAATGAAGTGAACCATGTTAACAGAGTCGTCTACGACATTACAAGCAAACCGCCAGCAACAATTGAGTGGGAATAA